From Humisphaera borealis, the proteins below share one genomic window:
- a CDS encoding Gfo/Idh/MocA family oxidoreductase, which produces MSQKMNRRDILKGAAAATAGYWVLGRQTMAQELSSKSPNEKVNFASIGIGGKGDSDSEHVGKLGNLVAICDVDTDRLGKKNEKYPKAKAFTDFREMFDKMGKEFDAVTVSTPDHTHAVATMMAIKAGKHVYTQKPMTHDVSEARALRLAAKEAKVATQMGNQGTASSKLREGVELIQAGVLGDVTEVHIWTNRPVWPQSPTITTRPEVAPVPANLKWDLWLGTAPFREYGAKFYHPFNWRGWWDYGTGALGDMGCHTANLPFMALKLGYPKTLVGSSEELNKETYPAWGRADYEFDARGSMPPVKVSWYEGKKDGKLVHPPEELVKKVLEQAGVKGKGGAAPQLNNSGSIIVGSKGMLYSPHDYGGAWVLLPQEQFKDYKAPAQTLPRNDKGDEGQKAEWVAAIKGGPAALSNFDYAGMLTEFILLGNIAILGKGKKLEWDGPNMKFTNAPEMDQYLKRTYRAPWTL; this is translated from the coding sequence ATGTCGCAGAAGATGAACCGTCGTGACATCCTTAAAGGCGCGGCCGCGGCCACTGCCGGATATTGGGTTCTGGGTCGCCAGACCATGGCGCAGGAACTGTCCAGCAAAAGCCCCAACGAGAAGGTCAACTTCGCGTCGATCGGCATCGGCGGCAAGGGAGACAGCGACTCTGAGCACGTCGGCAAGCTCGGCAACCTCGTCGCGATTTGCGACGTCGACACCGACCGCCTCGGCAAGAAGAACGAGAAGTACCCCAAGGCCAAGGCGTTCACCGACTTCCGCGAGATGTTCGACAAGATGGGCAAGGAGTTCGATGCCGTCACCGTCTCCACGCCCGACCACACCCACGCCGTCGCGACGATGATGGCGATCAAGGCCGGCAAGCACGTCTACACCCAGAAGCCGATGACGCACGACGTCTCGGAAGCCCGCGCTCTTCGCCTGGCCGCCAAGGAAGCCAAGGTCGCCACACAGATGGGCAACCAGGGCACTGCCAGCAGCAAGCTCCGCGAAGGCGTCGAGCTGATCCAGGCTGGCGTACTTGGCGACGTGACGGAAGTCCACATCTGGACCAACCGCCCCGTCTGGCCGCAGAGCCCCACGATCACGACCCGCCCCGAAGTCGCCCCCGTCCCGGCGAACCTCAAGTGGGACCTCTGGCTCGGCACCGCTCCCTTCCGTGAATACGGCGCCAAGTTCTATCACCCCTTCAACTGGCGTGGCTGGTGGGACTACGGCACCGGCGCTCTCGGCGACATGGGCTGCCACACCGCCAACCTCCCGTTCATGGCGCTCAAGCTCGGCTACCCCAAGACCCTGGTCGGCTCCAGCGAAGAGCTGAACAAGGAGACCTACCCCGCCTGGGGCCGGGCCGACTACGAATTTGACGCCCGCGGTTCCATGCCCCCGGTTAAGGTCAGCTGGTACGAAGGCAAGAAGGACGGCAAGCTCGTCCACCCGCCGGAAGAACTCGTGAAAAAGGTTCTCGAACAGGCCGGCGTCAAGGGCAAGGGCGGCGCGGCTCCTCAGCTCAATAACAGCGGCTCGATCATCGTCGGTTCCAAGGGCATGCTCTACTCCCCCCACGACTACGGCGGAGCCTGGGTTCTGCTGCCGCAGGAACAGTTCAAGGACTACAAGGCCCCTGCCCAAACCCTGCCCCGCAACGATAAGGGCGACGAAGGCCAGAAGGCCGAGTGGGTCGCTGCGATCAAGGGTGGCCCCGCCGCCCTGTCGAACTTCGACTACGCCGGCATGCTCACCGAGTTCATCCTGCTGGGGAACATCGCGATTCTCGGCAAGGGCAAGAAGCTCGAATGGGACGGCCCGAACATGAAGTTCACCAACGCCCCGGAGATGGACCAGTACCTCAAGCGCACCTACCGTGCCCCCTGGACCCTCTAA
- a CDS encoding lipase maturation factor family protein, whose translation MMNRPTATPSPIASPADRNDGRQRLSFRLSRQIFLRGLALVYLSAFLSMASQADGLIGRQGLLPVHEFLASRPADKPASLAWRYPTLLWVDHSDATIDAICLGGAMAATLVALGLLQAPMLLGCFVLYLSVAVGGQQFFDDTPWDSLLLETGFLAIFLAPWQLSLKIHRQAEPSGLLLWLVWWLLFRLLFGSGLAKITLADPSWRDGTALLKYFVIQPLPVFTSWYAARLPAGLLSAATWGLLFAELVLPFAILLGRWGRRLVCLPLAAVQVLILATGNYGFLNYLALVLCLSLLDDAAWHWIARSLAAPYRWIMRSGSPRTASRFVASTDATPYWRWPKAVPVLIAVLLVPVSVVQLLPRALLGSEVLALTEPVVRGLRPWRIVNSYGIYGVMPSERVEMIIEASRDGVNWRPYEFRFKPGDITREPRVAAPHMPRLDWLMWSLRWGDPKEQLWFQSLLKGLLEQRKPVVGLIASAPFEENPAFLRVRTFRYHLASPSQRSEGYWWRRDYLFDSIGAIWLRDRPPIRNGSQTRPVTRPVEQSTQP comes from the coding sequence ATGATGAACCGACCGACCGCGACACCTTCGCCGATCGCCTCGCCTGCCGATCGCAACGACGGCCGGCAACGGCTCAGCTTTCGGCTGTCGCGGCAAATCTTTCTTCGCGGGCTGGCGTTGGTTTACTTGTCGGCGTTTCTGTCGATGGCGTCGCAGGCCGACGGGCTCATCGGGCGGCAGGGGCTTTTGCCCGTTCACGAGTTCCTCGCATCTCGACCCGCGGACAAACCTGCTTCGCTCGCTTGGCGATACCCCACGCTTCTCTGGGTCGACCACTCCGACGCAACGATCGACGCCATCTGTCTGGGCGGAGCAATGGCGGCAACCCTGGTTGCACTGGGCCTTTTGCAGGCACCCATGCTCCTGGGCTGCTTCGTTCTCTATCTTTCTGTGGCGGTCGGCGGGCAACAGTTCTTCGACGATACGCCGTGGGATTCGCTGCTGCTCGAGACCGGCTTCCTTGCGATCTTTCTCGCACCCTGGCAGTTGTCGCTGAAGATCCACCGACAAGCCGAGCCATCAGGACTGCTGCTGTGGCTGGTCTGGTGGCTGCTGTTCCGTCTGCTGTTCGGATCGGGACTGGCGAAGATCACGCTCGCGGACCCTTCCTGGCGGGACGGGACTGCACTTTTGAAGTACTTCGTCATTCAGCCGTTGCCGGTCTTCACCAGTTGGTACGCCGCGCGATTGCCCGCCGGGCTGCTGTCGGCGGCGACCTGGGGACTGCTGTTCGCGGAACTCGTGCTTCCTTTCGCGATCCTGCTCGGGCGATGGGGTCGCCGGCTCGTGTGCCTTCCGCTGGCGGCGGTGCAGGTGCTCATTCTGGCGACCGGAAACTACGGGTTCCTCAACTACCTCGCCTTGGTGCTCTGCCTGTCGCTCCTTGATGACGCCGCCTGGCACTGGATCGCCCGATCGCTTGCTGCACCGTACCGATGGATCATGCGATCGGGATCGCCGCGAACAGCCAGCCGTTTTGTCGCGTCAACCGATGCGACGCCGTACTGGCGCTGGCCGAAAGCGGTGCCTGTTCTGATCGCGGTTTTGTTGGTCCCGGTCAGCGTCGTCCAGCTGCTGCCGCGGGCGCTTTTGGGCTCGGAGGTGCTCGCGTTGACCGAGCCGGTCGTCCGAGGCTTGCGTCCATGGCGCATCGTCAACAGCTACGGCATCTACGGGGTGATGCCATCGGAGCGGGTCGAGATGATCATCGAAGCCAGCCGCGACGGCGTGAACTGGCGTCCTTACGAGTTCAGGTTCAAGCCGGGCGATATCACCCGCGAGCCGCGTGTCGCGGCCCCTCATATGCCGCGCCTGGATTGGCTGATGTGGTCTTTGCGGTGGGGCGATCCGAAGGAGCAACTTTGGTTTCAATCGCTCCTGAAGGGATTGCTTGAGCAGCGAAAGCCGGTGGTGGGACTGATCGCCAGCGCGCCGTTCGAAGAGAATCCCGCGTTTTTGCGCGTTCGCACCTTCCGTTATCACCTGGCGTCGCCAAGCCAGCGTTCGGAGGGATATTGGTGGCGACGCGACTACCTGTTTGATTCCATCGGCGCAATTTGGCTTCGCGACCGGCCACCGATTCGAAACGGAAGTCAGACTCGGCCGGTCACGCGTCCTGTAGAGCAGAGCACACAACCGTGA